The following DNA comes from Nicotiana sylvestris chromosome 10, ASM39365v2, whole genome shotgun sequence.
acacGGATTAACATATGAGTACAGGAATAACAACAAAAGTAGAAGAAtcttgcataatagaaaggaaacaagagagcaaactcaagcatagtagaaaagaaaacatacgagTATAACATAGCTAAACACACATGAAGAAATAACAGAAAGAATCggaaagatatttgaagaaacttttttagaaaccctaaaattgaaattgagcgattttgaaaaagaaattctGAGAAAACCCTTTTAAAATGTCAAGTAAAACCCAGACATAtcatagatctaagaaaaatagGCGAGTACAGAACCTCAGATGGCTTAGAGTTGTAGAGAAAACCCCataaatgagaaaggtcttgaggaaagtcagatcctgagtaGAAAAgtctcatattgcttgaacatgccggggtaatggccggagaagccatagatctacatatctgagaaggatctgaagagagctATTGAAGTCAGGCTTTAAAACCTTGAATAGTTtaggtctgatggtgagaaaggatgagtacagaccatccatggtcggagacgccatggattccggtggaacaTGGTGAGATAAAGTGGGagacgattagggtttcggagaggctcgagaggatttgagaggcgaaggggttcaaaggcggcgtctcaggtgaaatgaattaggtcaaggggggtttgggaattaaaaaaggaaagggtgaattgcggctgttgatcaaaatgatcaacgacctggatcaaaGGGGAGTCGGGTGGGTttttttaattgggttaggggtcgggtaaTTTGCGGGTTGGGATGGTTTAATTTTGGGGCAGAATTGGGtcaaattgagggccaaaattgaaaggtgaaagggctataattgaaatagaaatgggctaagtgttaaataacctattttcctttttattattttataaaaaatagtaataataattttaaaagtaaattaaaaacaccgagccaacaaatactatataaatattaatttaaaatacttgaaataattttataattataaaatgctactaatcgtgaaataggctataattgcaattacatgcaatttagcttaacaATACCAAATAggtttgtaaaaatatacaaaaatcaccttatttatattttggtgtaaatatgagaacaaaataagttattcaccaaaatgataatcttgggaataattattggattttgtactgctaaaaatagacaataaattttttttaaaatcttacaaattaggaaaaaataccaaaactcttgggcatgcttatatatgtatgtatatgctattttgaaagcattttgtataataaaaatacataggaaaaaattgggtatcaacaaagctaacggtcccccttcttaggatccttgatcaacgagagttggtgtgctccacttgatccgaaactgcttttgattttggtacgatatgtttgtatatatatgggtatgatgtggcttagtcccgtctttgtacattTATATTTCTATTAAAGGTctgtagacaatatgtctagttagatagtatgtggccttgccaaCTTCCAGTTTTGAGGTACATAGTTGCCTATAACAGCCTTGTCAGCTCGCCATATGTATGTTGCACATATATGTACGTATGCCTTTTTGgacaggtttccttcatgtatattattctcgtaattcatcAGATATTATTCAAGTttatatcttagatgcatgcttaggggtgtttgacaggtaggactcggacACCCATCGCagtccatcggtttgggtcgtgacacgattcatcaaatccataaacgccACCGGGGCATTAGTCAAGGCGAAGGACATCACTataaactcatagtgcccatatctagtctaGAAATCCATCTTCGAAACATCCAAATCACGAATCTTCAGCTGACGATACCCATatctcaagtcgatcttcgaGAATACTCTAGAACCTTGTAGCTGATCGAACAAATTATCAATGTGCCACAGTAGGTATTTATTCTTGATGATGACTTTGTTCAAGtggtggtaatcaatgcacatccgcatactcccatccttctttttcacaaataacactaatgcgccccaaggtgacacacttggcCTGATGAACCCCTTCTCAAGCAACTCTCgaaactgctcctttaactccccCAGCTCCTTTGGAGCCATGCGATAAGGCGAAGCAAAGATAGACTGGGTGCTTAGAAACAAATCAATGTCGAAATCGATATCCTGATCTGGTGGCATACCTGGTAGATCAACAGGAAATACATCGGAAAACTCTCATACCACTGGCACTGAATCTATCATGGGAGTCTTTATAGTAGTATCCAAAAAAATGTCAAATAGGCCAAACAGCCCTTATCAActatatgtcgagccttcaatAAAGAAATCACCTGACTAGAAGTGCCAACAGACGAACCCCTGCACTTTAATCTGGACAACTCAAGCATCACCAAGGTAACAACCTTGCCATGGAAATCAAGAATGCAATAGTACcaagacaaccagtccatgcctaggaTAACCTCAAAATCAAGCATATCGAGAAACAAAAGATCCACTCTAGTCTCATAACCACAAAAAGTCACTATAAAGGATTGATAGACCCAATCCACAATAAAAAAAATCACCCACTGGTGTGGACAATATGTAGTAACACACAAGGAATCGCGAGATACATCCATATAAGAAGCAAATAGAGAAAAGACATAGGAGTAAGTAGCTCCTAGATCAAATagtactgaagcatccctacGACAAACAAAAATAGTACCTGTGATCACTACATCAGAGGCGACTGCCTCCTGCCTGGTTGGGAAAACATAGAATCTAGCTGGAGCACCACCTGATTGGCCTTCACCTCTAGGGCAAGCCCTACTCACCTGTCCTCTGCTTCTGGTTGGTCGGGCAGGCGGTGCAGTAGTTAGTGCGATAATCATGGGCCGATGGTCATGCTGCAttgccttgccccgaagtctgggGCAAAACCTCTTCACTTGGCCTAACTCCCTGCACTCAAAAAACCCCTCGGAGTGGTAAACTGCTGACCCGAAGTCTGACCCTGATGGTCCGAATACTTattggaggaaccctgaataacTGGCGGACGGTAAGTACTCTCTAGAATAGTACTGATGTAAGGTCATACTGGAGCACTCCGAGTAGACGGTGGTGTTGAATGCATGGCCCTGCTAGACTAGCCCCTCATGAATTGACCTCTGCCCCCAGGTGGGGCACCATTGAACCCACCAAAATGTGGGGCCACTTGTCCCTCGGCGTAAACACTTTGATGCGGTTGTGGATACGCTCGACCCTTCAAGCTATATCCACAGCCTGATGAAGTCCCTATCTCTGCCTCACAAGCCATAGAAACCAGAATCTTAGGGTGCAGACCTGCAATAAAACTCTGCACCCTCTCTGCATCCGTGGGGAGTATAATAGGTGCATGGAGAGACAAGTCAGTGAATATCACCTCGTAGTCGGTCACAGTTATATGACCTTGATGGAGCCGCTCGAACTGATCCCGAAGATCCTCTCTTTCTGAGGTGGTAAGTACATCTCCAAGAACAGATGCGTAAATTGATCCCAAGTTAAGGGAGGTAAACATCCTGTCCTACTATGGAGGTAAGCCTGCCACCATCTGCGAGCCTTGCCCTCAAGCTGAAATGTGGTGAATTCCACCCCCTTGGACTCTAATATACCCATATTACATAGCCTCTCCTTGCACCTGTCAATGAAGTCCTGCGGGTCCTTTAACTGCTCACCCCCAAAGATAGGAGGATAAAGGCTAGTCTATATGTCCAACCGATTCTACTGCTCAACGGGCACGCCTGGTCTAGGCTTTGGCACAACCGCTGCAACTGGCTGAACCCTACCCACAGGTAGTGCACCTAGGGTCTGACAAACGGCAACAACATGCCCTAGAGCTTGAGCGATaggagtctgtgctccccctccctcCTTAGATATGgctggatctgctggaaatagcccagcctgagtcatagaatccatgaaccgcatTATACAGTCCATGACCTCCTGGAAGTCCATTGCGGTCATAAAATAAGCTGGGGCTAGCTCGGTAGTAGGTACCTCATGCTGCTCCTCAATAACAGGATCCTCCACTAGATCTGCAAGACTCCACTAGGCCTGATCATTACTtatgagacctacgtgaacctaaaTCTCTAATACAAAGTTGTCACAATCCCAAACTTATAATAGGTTATGATGGCTGTTGTTAACCAAGCCCATCCGTGAACCTCCAATTTAATTGTTcctttttaacttttaaaaatagaaatttcCTTGTATATACCGAATAAAAGTAAAATCTCATGGAACCATACATACTTCTTTTCCAAAAATATTAAGTGTGAATAATACATATGCCACGGTGATAGTAAATAATAAGTACAACGATGCATAAACGTTGGAAGCCCCCAAAACCTGGtgccacaagtgcatgagcaatctaGGGAATATAAAAACTACTACATCTACTGTCTGAAGTATACTAGATAGAGATAGAAATAAGGTAGTGGGAGACTCCGATGTTGGAGATCGAAGCAAGGCAAGCAGCTCACCACTAAGTTTCCACGGAAGTGAGTCTACGCACCCGTGTGACCATTGAAAGTACATGTCTTAGTACCTGCACAATCATTGTAGAAGTGTAGAGTGAGTACATAAAACAATCTGTACCTAGTaaatatctagtctaacctcaaagaaatggtgacgaggggtcgactatacacttactagtggtcaaaCAGTAATAAAATGCATAAAGTAGACATGGAGGAGGTACAACAAGTAGCAACAAAacagataaaacattaatagTAAATTTTCAACATGGATCTATATAAGGCCACTAAAATGTCATAAACGGCCTCAAAGGCACGAACTCCACTGAAATCAAACCAAATCCAATCTCAAATGTTAAACACGATCCTACCaaggcgaacgacccgatcccataggAAAAGTGATACTCAGTACTGCCGAGGCTAGCTACCCGATCTCATACGAATAATATTACCATACTGTCAAGGCAAACGACTCGATCCTATAAGAGTAGGTTACAAAACTGCAAGGCAAACaccccgatcccataagagtaattTATAACATTGCCGAGGTAAATGGCCCAATCCCCTACGAGTAGAGAAACTACCTCACTCGTGGAAATACATGCAAGTCGAGAATACACAGATCTATTACTCATCAATTATTCCACAATTTTCCAAAGCAAGAGGCTCAAGCAATATTTTATTCTAACATCAATCTCAGTCATAAATTAAGCAAATCTAATACGCAGGGCAAATACAAATAGCAATATTTTGGCATGATGTTAATGTAAGTGTATCCGGACATACCATAAATATAGCTatgtatggactctcgtcacttcgtgcatATGTAGCTCCCACAACAAGTAGCAGACACCAATTAATACACCTAAGGGGATAAATTTTCTATTACAAGGTTAGGTAAGAGACTGACCTCGCTTCCAAGCTCACTATCCGGCTCTTAACCTCACTAAAAATCCCCAAACGATGCCGTGCAATCTGAAACTAATCAAAGGTTGTATAAACTAATCAAGTTATTCTCAGaagttcataatttaactattaaACTAATTTGGAAAGTCCATAAAAGTCACCCTcggggcccacatgcccggattccaaaaaatttAGAAGATAATGCCACTCctgacctcacgaactcaaaatataatttattctcaattcgataatcaatttcgtggtcaaatcccATTTTTACCAAACCCTAGGTTCAAGAAAAATCCTACAAATTTTCTCGAATTCCATGTTAAATCTATCCATAATCCATTTATTTAACTAAAAAGTTCATAGGGATCACTTACCTTGTGATGTTCATAAAAATCCCCCACAAAATGCTCTAAATTTTTCCAAGACCAagtgaaaaatgagagaaaagagGCTAAGTCCCATAATAAATCCATGTCTACCCAGTGATTCCTTATTCGCAATCGCAGAAAATGCCTCGCGATTGCGAAGGCCAATTTCTTCCAATGACCAAAACACTCTTCGCATTTGTGACCAACTGGTTGCGTTCGTGATGAATCACCTCCCAGCCATCCGCGTTTGCGATACCAAggttgcgttcgcgaaggtcaaaTGCCTTCCTGCTCAGCTCCACTTTCTCCTTCTACATATTCACGTCACGACTCCACGGTCTTGAAGGTTAGCCATGTCCTCCTTCGTGTTCACGAACCTTTCTTTGCGTTCGCATAGGGAAATCAGATGGCCCTAAAAATTTCCTTCTTCTCAATCGCAGGATAACCTTAACGATCGCGAAGCACAGTAGCAAACTAGCACACCATCAGTTTTCAGCCAACTCCAACTTGGTCCGGGTggtctgaaacacacccgaggtaCCTGGGATCCTGTCCAAATATATCAACTGGTCCATAAACATGCTACAGACTTAGGCGAAGCCTTGAAACACATAAAGCAACACCAAAACCAAGAATTGCACCCCAAAACCTCATTAATCAACTTCTAAGCGCCAAACGTGTTTCGACCAACTCCGAACGCGACGAAATATACTTAGACAACCCGGAATGATGCCAACTTTTTTGCATAAGTCATAAATTAcaatacgaacctattccaaggctcagaatctcaaacggacatcgataacactaaaatCCGCGTCAAGCCATACTTCAGAgattctaaaaccttcaaaatgctaaTTTTCAACAATACGCGCTGAAATGCTCCTGGTCCACCCGAAACTGAATCCGAATATTTGCCCAAGTCTAAAAtaatcatacaaacctgctgaaACCCTTAAATCCCGGTTCCGAGGTAgtttactaaaaatattgactcaagtcaaacttgacCACCTTAGGCTAATATTatggaactaagtgttccgaaTTCAACTTGAACCCTtttaaaaccaaaccaaccatccccgtaAGTTATAATTAGTAAAAGAACATACAGGAAGTCTTAAATAGGATAACGAGGACCTATAAAGaaaaatgaccggtcaggtcgttataaCGAGGGGTTGAAAGTTACATAAACACGAAGTGCTAAAATATAGTGGAGTTGGATTATCTCACAACAGCAAAAGCAACTTCATTCTTAAACTAAAACGGCATAATTACAATCACAACAACAAATGGTCAATAGTTTTGTTTAATGCATTCACATTAAGATTTGGTGTAATTTTCAAGTCGAAAGCCTAAACAACTGACTAGCGTTGGATGACTACATTCAAGGCAGAGCAAATACTTCCAAGAATCTTCttgaataaaaaaggaaaaagctcagttaTATGACTAATGGATAAACCAGAATCAACAAATACAGAAGAAGATATACAAAGAAAATTCAGAAAGAGCAAAAatcaacacctccattcttcgaAATAGCACTATATATATCCTCTAATTCTCATTAAAACAATGTGCACTCAAATGTATCTTATTTCTCTCGCTGGAAATGTCTATCTACTCATGTAACAATAAAATGCACCAAGGATTTGTGCAAACACTTCACTATTACAACGATAAAAGCAGCTTGTTGCAAACGAAACATCTGCTTCCAGAGTGTACAAAAAGGAACAAGAGGCAAGAAGATACTTGAGATGCACAGATTCACTATATCAAAAATTTATGTTATGTCTTAGTTTGTGTCCACTGAAGCATTATCTAGAAAGAACTGCAAGAAATCCCGACAAATTGAAGCTGAATCACCTTCTCCACCATTTTCTCATCTATAAAAGGAGGATTAGTTGGTGCATGtaactcttcttctttcttttctagtATCTACAATGCCTTGGACATGGATGATCTTAATCTCGGAACCTCTTGTGCACAAAAGTCCAACATGTGCCACTCTTATAACCTCATTTTTGACATGGATAGTGTCACAACCCAATtccattataggtcatgatggtGCCCAATACCATTGTCAGGCAAGACAACGCGGAAATGTTAGTAGATTCTAGTTTTTACTTTACAAAAACTGTTACAACAATTTCTTAATTTGCATTTTAAAACAAGTTGATTAGCAACATAgaataataattatacaatcccaaaagaatagtctaccaatATGTGTGGCAAGACCTGGTatcacaagtatgtgggcaactagtagaatatacaaaagaataaatctatcatactgtctgaaatagaatagacaaccaaaaagtaaagagagactccatcgtGTTGCTGAACGACATAGGAAGGGAGCAACTCACCGTGGAATCTCGAACTTTGATCAAGAATGTGCACCAGCCTGgtaaccagatgtacctgcctcagatcctgtacaattaagtacataagtgtagtatgagtacataaacaatatgtacctagtaattatcctgtctaatctcgaagaagtagagacgagaggtagacttgacacttactagggtcaaataatatgagaaagagttatactaagcatggatagcacaaataattaacaatttaTAGCAAGAAGTAACAGGTCCTTCCCTAGATGATATCAACAGTTAACCATTTACATTTCAGGGCATATAACAAGGTTCAATCCACAGAAAAATACCGAGCAAGAAGCATGCACAAGtagtgccgaggtcgtacggcctgatccaacataaaaatTAAGTGTGCAGTGCCGGAGTGTCGAATGGcacgaatcatagatgcatctattaccccgctcgcgaatcatacatgcgacgcggtcaaatgtaATTAAGCACAACAAACAGGCAGACAAGAATATGTCAGGGGAGCAATTACTCACAGAAATGtcaacttctctttaaaaggTCAAGAAAATGATCTTCCTCTTATTAATTTCATTTACCACATTCAACATGATTTAATCAATCTAAATTAACCGtaaagttacaagaatatcacataaagcatgcttttgggtcctagactacccgaacttaagcataatagtggctacgcatggactctcgtcacctagtgcatacgtagccccagCATTTAGTtgcaaattattcaattatttcacctatggtgacaattctctcttacaaggttagatatgagactcacctcgctccaaagcgtacttccaatactaagaacgtgctcaaaccctcaatttggagctgAATGATCCGAAACTaattaaacgaggtaggaactagtcaatacaagctcaagagttcACATTTTAATTACTAAAGTAATTTCCTAACCTTAAACATAAGTTCCCTAAAATCTGACCCCGGGCCCATGTGCCCTGATTCCGAAatatttcgaagaaagttgttctttataacctaaggatcaataatatatgatttttacttcattccttaacaaatttcgtggttaaatctaacttttatcaaaaccctaggttttgctctaatcccatgattttttcttaatctttgtgtgttaatctacccgaggttcaagtattaaactagaaataaatAACATGAACTTATCTCAAGATTCTAGGTGAAAGTcttctctcaagagctccaaaaacgCCCCATAAATGAGTGAAAATAAGCAAAAATGACCTAGAGCCCGTAAGAATGAAGGCTAATGCCTTCTGTGATTTCCGTATCTGCAGTcctgggccgcatctgcgcccaccgcttctgcggaaagAAGACCGCTTCAGCGATCTGGGCCGCTCCTGCGGACAGGCCCACCCCTCCTACGGTTCTGCTTTTACGGATTaagggccgcatctgcggtcttggGCTGCCTGGCCTGGGCCGCTTCTACGATAGGtggaccgcttctgtggtcttgCACCTACGGCttaccaaccgcaggtgcgattTTGACAAAAACCAGCAGCTTCAACCCTTTCCTAAATTCCTAACTCAACTCGAGTCGCATCCGTTCGACGCTCGGGGCCCCATGGGCCCTGCCCGAACATACCTACAAGTCCGAAATGATAAAACGGACTTGCTCGAACCCTCGAAACACttgaaacaatgctaaatctaagaatcacccccaaaaaccaattgaatcaaacttatgaacttcaagttcttcaatttgcttctaacgagccgaaacgtacttatactactcggattaacaccaaattttgtgggcaagtcttaaatgttatattggacctatACCGAGCTCCGAACCCAACatacggtcccgataccaacatgatcaagcattattcaatttcattaaatccttagaattttagtttaacaatttctaacaaaaattcattactcgagctagggatctcggaattcgattacgTGTATacacccaggtcccatattttcctacggatcctccgggaccgtcaaagcacaagtctgggtccgtttactaaaaatgttgaacaaagtcaaacttagccttttaagaaaatcttagggAATAAAGTATGCCTATTTCAactcaaactcttccaaatcccgaaccaaccatccctgcaggtcgtaaattagttaaagcaagcgtaggaagtcttatttagggggacgaggttctaaaaagcaaaacgaccagtcgggtcgttacattttccATCTCTTAAATAAAttttcatcctcgaacggacatataaaagtacctgagctaggaaaaagatggggatatcagcTCCACATGTCCTCatcggactcccaggtcacctcctcaaCTTGTTGGGCCCACCACTGGACCTTTACCGcgaaaatcctcttggatctcaactggcaaTCCTACttaataatggcaactggctcctcctcataacccaaactctcatccagctgaatagtactgaagtctaacacatgggacaagtcgaCATGATACTTCTATAGCATCGATACATGGAAAActagatgaactcccgataagctggggggtaaagcaagctcgtaagtaacctccccaactcgcctcaacacctcaaatgggccaacaaaccttgggctcaacttgcccttcttcccgaatatcataacacccttcattggcgagattttcaagaggaccttctcgccaaccatgaatgatacatcatgcGCTTTCtgatctgcgtaactcttctgtctggactaagctgtgcgaagcctctcctggatcaactttaccttctccaaggcatctttTACCAAGTCTGTACCatacaacttagcctcaccaggctcaaaccacccgataggagaacgacattgCCGACTATATAAAGCTccaaatggagccatctctatgctggaccaatagctgttgttgtaagcaaactctgccaagggaagaactgatcccactatcctccaaagtcaatcacacatgctctgagcatacaacaacaacataccctgtattatcccacaccgtggggtctggggagggtagtg
Coding sequences within:
- the LOC138879871 gene encoding uncharacterized protein, which produces MFTSLNLGSIYASVLGDVLTTSEREDLRDQFERLHQGHITVTDYEVIFTDLSLHAPIILPTDAERVQSFIAGLHPKILVSMACEAEIGTSSGCGYSLKGRAYPQPHQSVYAEGQVAPHFGGFNGAPPGGRGSDFGSAVYHSEGFFECRELGQVKRFCPRLRGKAMQHDHRPMIIALTTAPPARPTRSRGQVSRACPRGEGQSGGAPARFYVFPTRQEAVASDVVITGTIFVCRRDASVLFDLGATYSYVFSLFASYMDVSRDSLCVTTYCPHQWVIFFIVDWVYQSFIVTFCGYETRVDLLFLDMLDFEVILGMDWLSWYYCILDFHGKVVTLVMLELSRLKCRGSSVGTSSQVISLLKARHIVDKGCMPPDQDIDFDIDLFLSTQSIFASPYRMAPKELGELKEQFRELLEKGFIRPSVSPWGALVLFVKKKDGSMRMCIDYHHLNKVIIKNKYLLWHIDNLFDQLQGSRVFSKIDLRYGYRQLKIRDLDVSKMDF